Proteins from a single region of Dictyostelium discoideum AX4 chromosome 5 chromosome, whole genome shotgun sequence:
- the tpsC gene encoding alpha,alpha-trehalose-phosphate synthase, translating into MEALLPINKSNTRLIIVHHSLPLSLQNVGDGGYWSFHDRNLASLASSVHLLKKNNIISDYIWVGCPVNDQFQPLSGTGNDDSEEESNRLYSLLVENDCNPVETINQKLYEDAVINFTHKFLKNIFHYEVSESRFDEGHWSSYKEFNRQFANKVLQLYRPGDIIWVHGIELLTLPRLLRKLNASMFVGLFLHSPFPSVEVFRCVSSRKQILKGMLGANLVAFQAYSYSRYFCQSCTRLLGTPAGFDSVKFNDKTDDKNGRNSGTNNERITKISVFSEGIDPNVTLQIISHESTKQRINELKETFKGKTIFISKDQGEANEGTKNKLLAFESFLKRNPSLVKDVVLFLICEPINNNNNNNNNNNNNSLNASSSASGSSNGSSPGHSMNSSCNGLSFSGFASSFGFISGGGNGGNNRKDKVISMINETVARINGEYGKVGTIPIQYINRFVDYEEICSFFQVADILLSAPLREGMNLDTHDFVASHRIKNSNGYDNNDKPGILILSEFDGASRCFSGAILVNPYSVNQISQGIETAFHLKNEEAVIKHNQNLEYVMTNTSYLWGEAFLYDILSLQDQLQSQQQEMVDTCYLDIKVLDKSYRLADRRLLIFDYDGAFMCFQQQQQQPSHQQQDNSQSQYLPAKIANILKKLSKDTKNIIYVITSRDASTFDNLLENIPGVGLGCEHGSFLKSSTGIHGGIEEWQNLSEGIDLSWKEMVVPILEHFCERIPGSSLVVNKVTVAFSYENCFSEYSSENAQELLTTLMEVAGKTPIDISNSNKVIEIKPSGTGSSIAMKKVMEENPEIDFMLCIGDEKTEQGVFDLLDRLNPNHFAVSVGKKKSYTKYFVNNQNQVLSMLELVSNYLNVSSPPTNFHSYLNSISLKAESSPMVETSTPNLPYSLPI; encoded by the exons atggaagcattattaccaataaataaatcaaatacaaGATTAATCATTGTTCATCATTCACTTCCTTTATCATTGCAAAATGTAGGTGATGGTGGAT attgGTCATTCCATGATAGAAATTTAGCATCTTTGGCAAGTTCAGTTCacttattaaaaaaaaataata ttaTAAGTGATTATATTTGGGTTGGATGCCCAGTTAATGATCAATTTCAACCATTAAGTGGTACAGGTAATGATGATTCAGAAGAAGAAAGTAATAGGTTGTATTCATTACTAGTTGAAAATGATTGTAATCCTGTAGAGacaatcaatcaaaaattgtATGAAGATGCAGTAATCAATTTTACAcacaaatttttaaagaatatattTCACTATGAAGTTAGTGAGAGTAGATTTGATGAAGGTCATTGGAGTTCTTATAAGGAATTTAATAGACAATTTGCAAATAAGGTGTTACAATTGTATCGTCCAGGTGATATCATTTGGGTACATGGTATCGAGTTATTGACATTACCGAGACTATTACGTAAATTAAATGCTTCAATGTTTGTTGGCTTATTTTTACATTCTCCATTCCCATCGGTTGAAGTATTTAGATGTGTTTCAAGTAGAAAGCAAATTCTCAAAGGAATGTTGGGTGCTAATTTAGTCGCTTTTCAAGCCTATTCTTACTCTCGTTATTTCTGTCAATCATGTACAAGATTATTGGGTACACCAGCTGGATTCGATAGtgtaaaatttaatgataaaaccGATGATAAGAATGGTCGCAACAGTGGTACAAACAATGAACGTATTACAAAGATATCAGTATTCTCTGAAGGTATTGACCCAAATGTAACTCTACAAATAATATCACACGAATCAACTAAACAAAGAATcaatgaattaaaagaaactTTTAAAGGTAAAACTATTTTCATTTCAAAGGATCAAGGTGAAGCAAATGAAGGTACAAAGAATAAACTTTTAGCTTTTGAAAGTTTCTTAAAAAGAAATCCATCATTAGTTAAAGatgttgtattatttttaatttgtgaaccaataaataataataacaataataataataataataataacaatagtttAAATGCAAGTTCAAGTGcaagtggtagtagtaatggTAGTAGTCCTGGTCATAGTATGAATAGTAGTTGTAATGGTTTAAGTTTTAGTGGTTTCGCTAGTAGTTTTGGTTTCattagtggtggtggtaatggtggtaataatagaaaaGATAAAGTAATTTCAATGATAAATGAAACCGTTGCAAGAATTAATGGTGAATATGGTAAAGTTGGTACAATACCAATTCAATATATCAATCGTTTTGTAGATTATGAAGAGATTTGTTCATTCTTTCAGGTTGCcgatattttattatctgcACCATTAAGAGAGGGTATGAATTTAGATACTCATGATTTTGTTGCTTCACATAGAATTAAGAATTCCAATGGTTATGATAACAATGATAAACCtggaattttaatattaagtGAATTTGATGGAGCTTCAAGATGCTTTAGTGGTGCAATTTTAGTTAATCCTTATAGCGTCAACCAAATTAGTCAAGGTATTGAAACTGCATTTCATTTAAAGAATGAAGAAGCAGTCATTAAacataatcaaaatttagaATATGTAATGACCAATACAAGTTATCTATGGGGTGAAGCATTCCTTTATGATATCCTATCACTTCAAGATCAATtgcaatcacaacaacaagaaatgGTTGATACTTGTTATTTGGATATTAAAGTTTTAGATAAATCTTATAGATTAGCTGATAGAAGATTATTGATATTTGATTATGATGGTGCATTTATGTGTTtccaacagcaacaacagcaaccatcacatcaacaacaagatAATTCACAATCCCAATATTTACCAGCAAAGATtgcaaatattttaaagaaactttcaaaagatacaaaaaacattatttatGTTATTACAAGTAGAGATGCAAGTACCTTTGATAACCTTTTGGAGAATATACCAGGTGTTGGGTTAGGTTGTGAACATGGCTCTTTCTTAAAATCATCAACCGGTATTCATGGTGGTATTGAAGAATGGCAAAATCTATCAGAGGGTATCGATTTATCATGGAAAGAGATGGTGGTACCTATATTGGAACATTTCTGTGAACGTATACCAGGTTCATCTTTGGTAGTAAATAAAGTGACCGTTGCTTTCTCCTATGAAAATTGTTTCTCTGAATATAGTAGTGAGAATGCTCAAGAGTTACTCACAACTCTAATGGAAGTAGCTGGTAAAACTCCAATCgatatttcaaattcaaacaaAGTCATTGAAATTAAACCATCAGGTACCGGTAGTAGTATTGCAATGAAAAAAGTAATGGAAGAGAATCCTGAAATTGATTTCATGCTTTGTATTGGTGATGAAAAGACTGAACAAGGTGTTTTTGACCTATTGGATAGATTAAATCCAAATCATTTCGCTGTTTCCGTAGGTAAAAAGAAATCTTATACaaaatattttgtaaataatcaaaatcaagtTTTATCAATGTTGGAATTGGtctcaaattatttaaatgtttcTTCACCTCCTACAAATTTTCATTCATACTTAAATTCAATCTCATTAAAAGCAGAATCAAGTCCAATGGTTGAAACTTCAACTCCAAATCTACCATATTCTTtaccaatttaa
- the rabO gene encoding Rab GTPase codes for MDIDNSILIRVVLLGDYCVGKTTTGFVFDGKQFDFSRNCNIGVDFFVKHIVVDNQCVRLQVWDTGGQERFKTITRSYFRNTSCCLLFFSVDDQKSFENIDMWYSLAFEKYDLLNYPVVLVGNKIDLPQEKHVITKKMAEEWCKNQQTKLNLKFSIPYFETSAKNNININEIFYSAAELGLKNIVFKNNNNNNNYNNNNKLNGNKEIQNEKNKGMCFIL; via the exons atgGATATAGATAATTCTATTTTAATAAGG gttgTTCTTTTAGGTGATTATTGTGTTGGTAAAACAACTACAGGATTTGTTTTTGATGGTaaacaatttgatttttctCGTAATTGTAATATAggtgttgatttttttgttaaGCATATAGTTGTTGATAATCAATGTGTTAGACTACAA gtgTGGGATACTGGAGGTCAAGaaagatttaaaacaattacaagatcttattttagaaatacaagttgttgtttattattttttagtgTTGATGATcaaaaatcatttgaaaatatagaTATGTGGTATTCGCTAGCTTTTGAGAAATATGATTTACTTAATTATCCAGTAGTTTTAGTtggtaataaaattgatcTTCCACAAGAAAAACATgttattacaaaaaaaatggCTGAAGAATGGTGTAAAAATCAACAGACTAAATTGAATCTCAAATTTTCAATACCCTATTTTGAAACATCTGCTAAAAATAACatcaatattaatgaaatattCTATAGTGCCGCTGAActtggtttaaaaaatattgtatttaaaaataataataataataataattataataataataataaattaaatggaaataaagaaattcaaaatgaaaaaaataaaggaatgtgttttatattataa